A single region of the Arthrobacter sp. zg-Y820 genome encodes:
- a CDS encoding metal-dependent transcriptional regulator: MTDLIDTTEMYLRTILELEEENIVALRARIAERLRHSGPTVSQTIGRMERDGLVVVSGNRHLELTELGRRRATEVMRKHRLAERLLSDVIGLDWAYVHDEACRWEHVMSERVERRLYELLGRPSESPYGNPIPGLEQIGGVPAELFHHGVTNLVAAVAAADPGTKLKLVRLAEPVQVEPELLTQLDEAGLRPGAELTAEVVAGYISVRVPGIEGALELPPEVAAHVFVSTAG, encoded by the coding sequence ATGACGGACCTCATCGACACTACCGAGATGTATCTGCGCACCATCCTGGAGCTCGAGGAAGAGAACATTGTCGCTCTCCGGGCGCGGATCGCCGAACGGCTGCGGCATTCCGGCCCGACGGTGTCCCAGACCATCGGCCGCATGGAACGGGACGGGCTCGTGGTGGTCTCGGGAAACCGGCACCTGGAGCTCACCGAGCTGGGCCGCCGGCGTGCCACCGAGGTGATGCGCAAGCACCGGCTGGCCGAACGGCTGCTGTCGGACGTGATTGGCCTGGACTGGGCCTACGTCCATGACGAAGCCTGCCGCTGGGAGCATGTCATGAGCGAGCGGGTTGAGCGCCGCCTCTATGAGCTCCTGGGCCGCCCCAGCGAGTCGCCGTACGGCAACCCGATTCCCGGGCTCGAACAGATCGGCGGCGTGCCTGCTGAACTCTTTCACCACGGAGTCACCAACCTCGTGGCGGCCGTGGCTGCCGCCGATCCCGGAACCAAGCTGAAGCTGGTCCGCTTGGCGGAGCCGGTGCAGGTGGAGCCGGAACTGCTGACCCAGCTGGACGAGGCCGGATTGCGCCCCGGCGCCGAGCTGACGGCGGAGGTCGTGGCGGGTTACATCTCCGTGCGCGTTCCCGGCATCGAAGGTGCCCTGGAACTGCCTCCAGAGGTGGCCGCGCACGTCTTTGTGTCCACAGCAGGATAA
- a CDS encoding NlpC/P60 family protein, with protein sequence MTSTTERARHRAPVARTAPLTALAQAMTANAGTVGRQAAVVVAASGLVLSTGVAANASGSDLVRNVQTSTLDLSSAAPLTVPETATVNFDRPAVAGVIVAPEPAPQAQVAVQARPAATLDAAAPGEALAAQPGEALAAQPGEALAAVPAAGAAAPAVAAPARQEAPAASSGTAAIIAAAAYAQLGVSQDCTMLVTNSLAAAGISFHDWPAGYLSLGSTVSASQAVAGDLIYYADGGMGMAHIAVYIGNGQAIHGGYNGGSTVVAPAELGSGGVYIRVG encoded by the coding sequence ATGACATCGACAACTGAGCGCGCCCGCCACCGGGCGCCGGTGGCACGTACCGCACCGCTGACCGCACTGGCCCAGGCAATGACCGCCAACGCGGGAACTGTCGGACGCCAGGCAGCTGTCGTCGTCGCCGCCTCGGGACTTGTCCTGAGCACCGGCGTCGCCGCCAACGCTTCCGGATCAGACCTGGTCCGCAACGTCCAGACCAGCACCCTGGACCTGTCCTCGGCTGCTCCGCTGACAGTTCCGGAAACCGCAACGGTGAACTTTGACCGACCGGCAGTGGCCGGCGTCATCGTGGCCCCCGAGCCTGCGCCGCAGGCCCAGGTTGCCGTTCAGGCCCGGCCGGCGGCAACGCTGGACGCAGCCGCGCCAGGTGAAGCACTCGCAGCCCAGCCGGGTGAAGCACTCGCAGCCCAGCCGGGTGAAGCACTCGCAGCCGTGCCGGCCGCGGGTGCGGCTGCTCCGGCTGTGGCTGCTCCCGCCCGGCAGGAAGCCCCTGCTGCGTCGTCGGGCACCGCAGCGATTATCGCAGCGGCCGCCTACGCACAGCTGGGCGTCTCGCAGGACTGCACCATGCTGGTAACCAATTCGCTGGCTGCAGCAGGCATCAGCTTCCACGACTGGCCCGCCGGCTACCTGTCACTGGGCAGCACCGTCAGCGCTTCGCAGGCCGTTGCCGGCGACCTGATCTACTACGCCGACGGCGGCATGGGCATGGCTCACATTGCTGTCTACATTGGCAACGGCCAGGCCATCCACGGCGGATACAACGGTGGTTCCACCGTTGTTGCGCCGGCCGAGCTGGGCTCCGGCGGAGTTTACATCCGGGTCGGCTAG
- a CDS encoding M23 family metallopeptidase, protein MSKHAAPGRRRASAPVTAPRPRNGQPSGRRRAETKPSSFGGAAQKVAITAATSGLILTVALPTTAAVPEPVEEMQTAAVEEAVVVSADPNATVEFERAALTSKSDPDAKLRQVVVAAGSEVAAGAAKGTLATPLASDLVQTSGFGYRVSPITGSAGELHRGQDFAAACGTDVTAAASGTVTFAGWHGGGGGNRVVVDHGNGVETTYNHMSNLAVGVGATVERGDLVGASGTTGASTGCHLHFEVMVNGDVVDPLGWL, encoded by the coding sequence TTGTCGAAGCATGCTGCCCCGGGCAGGCGCCGCGCGTCCGCTCCGGTTACGGCCCCGCGCCCACGGAACGGCCAACCATCGGGCCGCCGCCGGGCCGAAACAAAACCCAGCTCCTTCGGTGGTGCAGCCCAGAAAGTTGCCATCACCGCCGCGACGTCGGGCCTGATCCTTACCGTCGCCCTCCCCACTACCGCAGCGGTCCCTGAGCCGGTCGAAGAGATGCAGACCGCAGCCGTTGAGGAAGCAGTGGTGGTTTCCGCTGACCCCAATGCAACAGTTGAGTTCGAACGCGCCGCGCTGACCAGCAAGTCCGATCCGGATGCGAAGCTGCGCCAGGTCGTCGTGGCTGCGGGCAGTGAAGTTGCCGCGGGCGCCGCCAAGGGGACCCTGGCCACACCGCTGGCCTCGGATCTGGTTCAGACCTCAGGGTTCGGCTACCGGGTCAGCCCCATCACCGGCAGCGCCGGCGAACTGCACCGCGGCCAGGACTTCGCCGCGGCCTGCGGCACCGATGTTACGGCCGCTGCCTCCGGAACGGTGACCTTTGCCGGCTGGCACGGCGGCGGCGGCGGAAACCGCGTCGTCGTGGACCACGGCAACGGCGTGGAGACCACCTACAACCACATGTCCAACCTTGCGGTTGGCGTTGGCGCCACGGTGGAGCGCGGAGACCTGGTGGGTGCCAGCGGCACCACGGGCGCGTCCACCGGCTGCCACCTGCACTTTGAGGTCATGGTTAACGGCGACGTAGTGGACCCGTTGGGCTGGCTGTAA
- a CDS encoding cold shock domain-containing protein translates to MPIGKVKWFDTGKGFGFLATDEGQEVFLHASALPPGVTEVKPGTRMEFGVADGRRGPQALSARILEAPPSVARATRKSADDMAVITEDLIKLLDAVSNGLRKGRYPDKKHATKVAAVLRAVADDLDV, encoded by the coding sequence GTGCCCATCGGCAAGGTCAAGTGGTTCGACACTGGTAAAGGTTTTGGGTTCCTGGCCACGGACGAGGGACAGGAAGTTTTCCTTCATGCCTCGGCCCTTCCGCCCGGTGTGACCGAGGTGAAGCCGGGTACCCGAATGGAGTTCGGCGTAGCCGACGGCCGCCGGGGACCGCAGGCGCTTTCGGCCCGCATCCTGGAGGCCCCGCCGTCGGTGGCTCGGGCCACGCGCAAGAGCGCCGACGACATGGCTGTTATTACTGAAGACCTTATTAAACTGTTGGATGCAGTCTCGAACGGCCTGCGCAAGGGCCGTTACCCCGACAAGAAGCATGCCACCAAGGTTGCGGCCGTTCTGCGCGCCGTTGCCGATGATCTGGACGTATAA
- the serC gene encoding phosphoserine transaminase gives MGETAALKIPAELLPLDGRFGAGPSKVRPEQIEALSRAGANLLGTSHRQAPVRNLVSSIREGLSGLFGAPNGYEVVLGVGGSTAFWDVASFGLVENKAQHLSFGEFGSKFAAATNKAPFLAGSSIIKAEPGTRPEPVAEAGVDVYAWPQNETSTGVAAPVHRVQGADDGSLVLIDATSAAGGLHVDLAESDVYYFAPQKNFASDGGLWLGMFSPAALERAARINSTDRWIPDFLNLQTAIDNSRLNQTYNTPSLSTLVTLNAQIEWLNANGGLKFATDRTADSAGRIYSWAQASPVATPFVARPEDRSNVIATIDFDDSIDAAAIAKTLRANGIVDVEPYRKLGRNQLRIATFVAIEPDDVSALLKCIDFVIENS, from the coding sequence ATGGGCGAAACCGCCGCACTCAAGATTCCCGCTGAACTCCTTCCCCTGGACGGGCGGTTCGGTGCCGGCCCCTCGAAGGTGCGTCCGGAGCAAATTGAGGCCCTGTCCCGCGCCGGTGCCAACCTGCTGGGCACCTCGCACCGGCAGGCTCCCGTGCGGAACCTCGTCAGCAGCATCCGTGAAGGACTCTCCGGCCTGTTTGGCGCCCCGAACGGGTATGAAGTAGTTCTCGGTGTCGGCGGGTCCACGGCATTCTGGGACGTTGCATCCTTCGGCCTGGTGGAAAACAAGGCCCAGCACCTGTCCTTTGGCGAGTTCGGGTCCAAATTCGCAGCCGCCACCAACAAGGCGCCCTTCCTGGCCGGCTCCTCCATCATTAAGGCAGAGCCCGGTACGCGGCCCGAGCCGGTGGCCGAAGCGGGCGTGGATGTGTACGCCTGGCCCCAGAACGAGACCTCCACCGGTGTCGCCGCCCCGGTGCATCGCGTGCAGGGGGCCGACGACGGCTCCCTGGTCCTGATCGATGCCACCTCTGCCGCGGGCGGCCTGCACGTGGACCTGGCCGAATCCGACGTCTACTACTTTGCGCCGCAAAAGAACTTTGCCTCCGACGGCGGTCTGTGGCTGGGCATGTTCTCCCCCGCGGCGCTGGAACGGGCCGCACGGATCAATTCCACGGACCGCTGGATCCCGGACTTCCTGAACCTGCAGACAGCCATCGACAACTCACGGCTGAACCAGACGTACAACACGCCGTCGTTGTCCACGCTGGTGACCCTCAACGCACAGATTGAATGGCTGAACGCGAACGGCGGCCTGAAGTTCGCCACCGACCGCACCGCCGATTCGGCGGGCAGGATCTACTCCTGGGCGCAGGCCTCACCTGTGGCCACACCGTTCGTGGCCCGCCCCGAGGACCGGTCGAACGTCATCGCCACCATCGATTTTGACGACAGCATAGATGCCGCAGCCATCGCCAAGACGCTGCGCGCCAACGGCATCGTGGACGTGGAACCGTACCGCAAGCTCGGCCGCAATCAGCTGCGCATCGCCACCTTCGTGGCCATCGAACCGGATGACGTCAGCGCACTGCTGAAGTGCATTGACTTCGTGATCGAGAATTCGTAG
- a CDS encoding NlpC/P60 family protein translates to MSSVAHGRRRAATTQTSPISALSRAVTSNAGTIGRQAAVVVAASGLVLAAGLPAQAAANTDRQALEATPLSVVTSTGAVSVSAQAPFELATLESVSSVSGADYRAQVAADEAAAAAAVVAQEQAAAQAKQAAALQAQQAAVSTKAYAAPAVAASAAAAPAAAAPAAAPSAGPAAPAAATPAPAPVASSGAGAALVASAYSQIGVAQDCTAMVEKALRSIGKSVGDLAPAQFYAYGSVVGSPQPGDLVITSGHVAIYVGNGQVISGGFDGMNTVLHPLSYLGGASFVRVS, encoded by the coding sequence GTGTCATCAGTAGCTCATGGCCGTCGTCGCGCGGCCACCACCCAGACGAGCCCAATTTCAGCACTATCCCGGGCCGTTACCTCCAACGCTGGAACCATTGGCCGCCAGGCCGCAGTCGTCGTCGCCGCTTCCGGCCTCGTACTGGCCGCGGGCCTTCCCGCCCAGGCAGCCGCCAACACCGATCGCCAGGCACTGGAAGCCACGCCGCTGAGCGTCGTGACCTCCACCGGAGCCGTTTCGGTTTCCGCGCAGGCGCCGTTTGAACTGGCAACGCTGGAATCCGTTTCCTCGGTTTCCGGAGCCGACTACCGCGCGCAGGTTGCAGCAGACGAAGCCGCCGCCGCCGCCGCAGTTGTTGCACAGGAGCAGGCAGCAGCGCAGGCAAAGCAGGCTGCCGCCCTTCAGGCCCAGCAGGCCGCCGTGAGCACCAAGGCCTACGCAGCCCCGGCAGTCGCAGCCTCTGCAGCCGCAGCCCCGGCAGCCGCAGCCCCCGCTGCGGCACCTTCCGCCGGCCCGGCCGCCCCCGCAGCAGCGACGCCGGCTCCGGCCCCCGTCGCCTCCAGCGGAGCAGGCGCGGCCCTCGTGGCCTCCGCCTACAGCCAGATCGGCGTTGCGCAGGACTGCACCGCCATGGTTGAGAAGGCGCTTCGTTCCATCGGTAAGTCCGTGGGAGACCTTGCACCGGCACAGTTCTACGCCTACGGCTCGGTTGTCGGCTCTCCCCAGCCCGGTGACCTCGTCATCACTTCCGGCCACGTAGCGATCTACGTCGGCAACGGCCAGGTCATCAGCGGCGGCTTCGACGGCATGAACACCGTGCTGCACCCGCTGTCCTACCTCGGCGGCGCAAGCTTCGTCCGCGTCAGCTAA
- a CDS encoding MFS transporter, with protein sequence MFRSLRLFNYRIWFLGALVSNIGTWMQRTAQDWLVYDILTEQDAAAMGIVMALQLGPQLLLAPWAGLIADTYNRRKVLLFTQVAMAALGLGLGVLVLSGAAQLWHVYAFALALGVVSAVDAPARQSFVSEVVEETDLPNAVALNSASFNGARMVGPAVAGLLTVAVGPGWVFLINTLTFAAMVLALLKMRSSELRVLPKSPPGKGRIRAGLRYVRYRPDLMMVLLAIFIVGTFGLNFAVYIAAMARTEFGQDAGVFGLLNSVMAIGSVSGALLSARRDKPRLRFIFGAAGAFGLACLLAAAAPTLLWFALSLIPVGLFALTLMTSANAYVQTTTEPVMRGRVMALYFAIFMGGTPLGAPLVGWVSNSFGPRWSLGVAAASGLIAALLGFIWAWRSHHLRISYDRTRPRRLHLTTRETDPDPDTV encoded by the coding sequence GTGTTCCGTTCGCTTCGGCTCTTTAACTACCGCATCTGGTTTCTGGGCGCCTTGGTGTCGAACATCGGCACCTGGATGCAGCGGACCGCCCAGGACTGGCTGGTTTACGACATCCTCACGGAGCAGGATGCGGCCGCCATGGGCATCGTCATGGCGCTGCAGCTCGGCCCGCAGCTGTTGCTGGCACCGTGGGCCGGGCTGATCGCCGACACCTACAACCGGCGAAAGGTACTGCTCTTCACCCAGGTGGCCATGGCCGCACTGGGCCTGGGGCTGGGGGTGCTGGTGCTCTCCGGGGCCGCCCAGCTGTGGCATGTCTACGCCTTTGCCCTGGCACTGGGCGTGGTCTCGGCAGTGGATGCACCGGCACGGCAGAGTTTCGTCTCGGAAGTCGTCGAAGAAACTGACCTGCCCAACGCCGTCGCACTGAACAGCGCCTCCTTTAACGGTGCACGCATGGTTGGTCCGGCTGTGGCCGGCCTGCTCACGGTCGCCGTGGGGCCGGGCTGGGTCTTCCTCATCAATACCCTGACCTTTGCGGCGATGGTCCTGGCGCTGCTCAAGATGCGCAGCAGCGAACTGCGGGTCCTGCCCAAGTCGCCTCCGGGGAAGGGCCGCATCAGGGCTGGGCTGCGGTATGTCCGCTACCGCCCCGACCTGATGATGGTGCTGCTGGCCATTTTCATTGTCGGCACCTTCGGACTGAACTTCGCGGTCTACATCGCGGCCATGGCCCGCACCGAGTTTGGGCAGGACGCCGGAGTCTTCGGGCTGCTGAACTCAGTGATGGCCATCGGATCCGTGTCCGGGGCGCTGCTCTCGGCACGGAGGGACAAACCCCGGCTGCGGTTTATCTTCGGAGCGGCCGGAGCGTTCGGGCTGGCCTGCCTGCTTGCCGCCGCAGCTCCCACGCTGCTGTGGTTTGCGCTCTCCCTGATTCCGGTGGGTCTTTTTGCCCTGACGCTGATGACCAGTGCCAACGCCTATGTCCAGACAACCACCGAACCGGTGATGCGCGGACGAGTCATGGCGCTGTACTTCGCCATCTTCATGGGCGGCACGCCCCTCGGTGCCCCGCTGGTGGGCTGGGTGTCCAACAGCTTTGGCCCGCGCTGGAGCTTGGGGGTCGCTGCGGCTTCGGGCCTGATCGCGGCGCTGCTGGGCTTTATTTGGGCCTGGCGGTCACATCACTTGCGCATTTCCTATGACCGCACGCGGCCCCGCCGGCTGCATCTGACCACTCGTGAAACGGATCCTGACCCGGACACGGTGTAG
- a CDS encoding DUF3027 domain-containing protein produces the protein MRRPSKPDALLAAAVETARAGLLEVVPAEQIGTYAGAFPDAERLVTHRFEALRPGYNGWQWYATVARVPRGKVATVCEVGLLPSENAVLAPEWVPWSDRLRPEDVAAEEAAQAQERAAALAEAGDNHSGNDGAPDNHSGNDDTNDDGGAEPPAGRDKAGTREDY, from the coding sequence GTGCGCCGTCCGTCCAAACCTGATGCCCTGCTGGCCGCTGCAGTCGAGACGGCCCGGGCCGGGCTCCTGGAAGTGGTTCCGGCTGAGCAGATCGGCACCTACGCGGGGGCCTTCCCCGACGCCGAACGCCTGGTCACGCACCGTTTCGAGGCGCTGCGTCCGGGGTACAACGGCTGGCAGTGGTACGCCACGGTAGCGCGCGTGCCGCGCGGCAAGGTGGCCACGGTCTGCGAAGTCGGGCTGTTGCCGTCGGAAAACGCGGTCCTGGCCCCGGAATGGGTGCCGTGGTCGGACCGGCTGCGCCCGGAAGACGTCGCGGCGGAGGAAGCTGCCCAGGCGCAGGAGCGCGCCGCTGCGCTCGCTGAAGCCGGGGACAATCATTCCGGGAACGACGGCGCACCGGACAATCATTCCGGGAATGACGACACGAATGACGACGGCGGTGCGGAACCCCCTGCCGGCCGCGACAAGGCAGGAACCCGGGAGGACTACTAG